In one window of Desulfobacterales bacterium DNA:
- the nspC gene encoding carboxynorspermidine decarboxylase has translation MNFDIHKIPTPCYVCDEAALERNLTVLDSVQKKTGAKIIMALKGFAMFSVFPLIRKVLQGTTASSLDEARLGFEEFGKEVHVCAPAYREDEFKELLGYSDHIVFNSFSQWNRFKPIIQAAGKPVQCGLRVNPEHSEVAVPIYDPCGPGSRLGITRANFKPQELAGISGLHFHTLCELNADALQRTLPVFEKRFGEFLSAMRWVNFGGGHHITRKDYDVALLCRLINDFKTRYPLQVYLEPGEAIALNAGVLVASVLDIIHNQMDIAILDTSAAAHMPDVLEMPYRPEIVGAGNPGEYPHTYRLGGLTCLAGDIIGDYAFPERLKIGSKLIFQDMAHYTMVKNNTFNGVRLPSIAVADSASNIRVVRKFGYEDYRNRLS, from the coding sequence ATGAATTTCGATATCCACAAGATTCCCACCCCCTGTTATGTCTGCGATGAGGCGGCCCTTGAACGCAACTTAACGGTCCTGGATTCCGTCCAGAAAAAAACCGGCGCTAAAATCATCATGGCCCTCAAAGGGTTTGCCATGTTCAGCGTTTTTCCCCTTATCCGAAAGGTCCTCCAGGGGACAACGGCAAGTTCTTTGGATGAAGCCCGGCTGGGTTTCGAGGAGTTCGGAAAAGAGGTGCATGTCTGCGCGCCGGCCTATCGGGAAGATGAATTTAAGGAATTGCTGGGGTACAGCGATCATATCGTGTTTAATTCCTTCTCCCAGTGGAATCGGTTTAAACCGATCATACAAGCGGCCGGAAAACCAGTTCAGTGCGGCCTTCGCGTCAATCCGGAACATTCTGAAGTGGCCGTGCCCATCTACGACCCCTGCGGACCCGGTTCCCGACTCGGCATTACCCGGGCAAATTTCAAGCCCCAGGAGTTAGCCGGAATCAGCGGACTGCACTTTCATACCCTTTGCGAGCTCAATGCAGATGCGCTGCAGCGGACCCTGCCTGTTTTTGAAAAAAGGTTCGGCGAATTTTTAAGTGCTATGCGTTGGGTCAATTTCGGGGGCGGCCACCACATTACCCGCAAGGATTATGATGTGGCGCTTCTATGCCGGCTGATCAACGATTTCAAAACTCGCTATCCGCTCCAGGTGTATTTGGAGCCGGGCGAAGCCATTGCCTTAAACGCCGGCGTCCTGGTGGCATCGGTCCTTGATATCATCCATAATCAGATGGATATCGCCATCCTGGACACCTCGGCTGCAGCCCACATGCCGGATGTGCTGGAAATGCCCTACCGGCCGGAAATTGTGGGCGCCGGAAATCCGGGAGAATACCCCCATACCTATCGCCTGGGGGGCTTAACCTGCCTGGCCGGAGATATCATTGGCGATTACGCCTTCCCCGAACGCCTCAAAATCGGCTCGAAACTGATCTTTCAGGATATGGCCCATTACACCATGGTCAAGAACAATACCTTCAACGGCGTCCGCCTCCCCTCCATTGCCGTCGCCGACAGCGCCAGCAACATCCGCGTCGTCCGAAAGTTCGGATACGAAGACTACCGCAACCGCTTGTCTTAA
- a CDS encoding radical SAM protein encodes MKKYENIKARFLTAVVANSEGEIFELDGYAAVGMAGKLQVPLSVEETVPLPYGTELMFLPDRNPIVYNLLTRKIESLAENPYRPGETICPVAAFNSPGFIITYVSAFKEQRNPVGLPLFSYGAVGWHQKGFRSAAICVDKERRQDLRLMPIQKVEAGIHRMQQRLPANRLREHLENCAMTYGCPAAKNFFLGRYEAPLPTATTCNARCVGCISLQGEGIVSNCQERIKFTPQPEEISALALEHIRNAKHPILSFGQGCEGDPLLAADVIGPAIQSIRARTDKGTINMNTNGSRPDTLLKLFNIGLDSVRVSMNSVRENCYTGYFRPRTYRFADVVESIDLAKRMGKFVSINYLNCPGFTDSPEEIHALVSFLNSHPVDLIQWRNLNIDPVKYIRLMNKISNNSHPLGIKMVLGKIKTQFPKLKYGYFNPPKETFYEMV; translated from the coding sequence ATGAAAAAATACGAAAATATAAAGGCCCGCTTTCTGACTGCCGTAGTAGCCAATTCAGAAGGTGAAATCTTTGAACTCGACGGTTACGCCGCAGTCGGCATGGCCGGCAAGCTGCAAGTTCCCCTGTCTGTTGAAGAAACCGTCCCCCTTCCTTATGGCACCGAACTGATGTTTCTTCCGGACAGAAATCCCATTGTGTACAACCTGCTTACCCGTAAGATTGAATCACTGGCGGAAAATCCTTACAGGCCCGGGGAAACGATTTGTCCGGTTGCCGCCTTTAATTCCCCGGGATTCATCATAACCTATGTCAGCGCCTTTAAAGAACAAAGAAATCCCGTCGGGCTCCCCCTGTTTTCCTACGGTGCTGTCGGATGGCACCAGAAAGGGTTCAGATCCGCAGCCATTTGTGTTGACAAGGAAAGAAGGCAGGACCTCAGATTAATGCCGATACAAAAAGTTGAAGCCGGTATACACCGGATGCAGCAGCGTCTTCCGGCCAACCGACTGCGGGAACACTTGGAAAACTGTGCCATGACATATGGATGCCCGGCTGCAAAAAATTTCTTTTTAGGTCGATATGAAGCCCCGCTGCCAACCGCCACCACATGCAACGCCCGCTGTGTCGGCTGTATATCGTTGCAGGGGGAGGGAATTGTATCAAATTGTCAGGAGCGCATAAAGTTTACGCCGCAACCCGAAGAGATTTCGGCTTTGGCGCTGGAACACATCCGCAATGCCAAACACCCCATCCTTAGTTTCGGGCAAGGGTGCGAAGGCGACCCCTTACTGGCCGCAGATGTTATCGGGCCGGCCATCCAAAGCATTCGCGCCCGCACGGACAAGGGCACCATTAACATGAATACCAACGGCAGCCGGCCCGATACTCTCTTAAAATTATTCAATATCGGGCTTGATAGCGTCCGCGTCAGCATGAACAGCGTCAGGGAAAACTGCTATACGGGCTATTTTCGACCGAGAACGTACCGGTTTGCCGACGTCGTTGAAAGCATCGACCTTGCCAAACGGATGGGAAAGTTCGTTTCAATAAATTATTTAAACTGTCCGGGATTTACGGATTCGCCCGAGGAAATCCATGCATTGGTCTCTTTTTTAAATAGCCATCCTGTTGATCTGATTCAGTGGCGCAACTTAAATATAGATCCGGTTAAGTATATAAGATTAATGAATAAAATATCTAATAACAGTCATCCGCTCGGCATCAAAATGGTGTTAGGCAAAATCAAAACGCAATTTCCGAAACTGAAATACGGGTATTTTAATCCCCCCAAAGAGACTTTCTATGAAATGGTCTGA
- a CDS encoding saccharopine dehydrogenase family protein produces MSKVLIIGAGGVGSVVTHKCAQAPEVFSEIILASRTIEKCEKIKNQIKQPIITAQVDADNTTDLVALFRKFSPDLVINVALPYQDLTIMDACLETGVDYLDTANYEPPDEAKFCYKWQWDYQDRFKQRGIMALLGCGFDPGVTNIFCAHALKNHFDEIHSVDIMDCNAGDHGHPFATNFNPEINIREVSARGKYYENGRWIETEPLSVHKSFDFPEIGPREMYLMYHEELESLVKNIPTLKRIRFWMTFSEAYLTHLRVLENVGMTRIDPVKYEGRDIVPLKFLKALLPDPASLAKNYKGKTNIGCMIEGAKAGKPLTYYIYNICDHAAAYNEIQAQAVSYTTGVPAMIGAMMMLTGAWQGKGVFNVEEFDPTPFMQKLGEHGLPWTEKFLK; encoded by the coding sequence ATGAGCAAGGTATTAATCATCGGTGCAGGAGGGGTAGGGAGCGTTGTAACCCATAAATGTGCCCAGGCACCTGAAGTCTTTTCTGAAATTATTCTCGCCAGCCGCACCATTGAAAAATGCGAAAAAATAAAAAATCAAATAAAACAACCCATCATCACTGCCCAGGTGGATGCGGACAATACGACCGATCTGGTTGCCCTGTTTCGCAAATTTTCACCGGATCTGGTCATCAATGTGGCGCTGCCTTACCAGGACCTGACAATCATGGACGCCTGCCTCGAAACCGGGGTGGACTACCTGGATACGGCCAATTACGAACCGCCGGATGAAGCCAAATTCTGTTACAAGTGGCAATGGGATTACCAGGACAGATTCAAACAGCGTGGCATAATGGCCCTGCTGGGATGCGGATTTGATCCGGGGGTAACCAATATATTCTGCGCCCATGCCCTGAAAAACCATTTTGATGAAATACATTCCGTTGACATAATGGATTGTAATGCCGGCGACCACGGCCACCCCTTTGCCACCAACTTTAATCCCGAAATCAATATCCGGGAAGTATCGGCCCGGGGCAAGTATTATGAAAACGGCCGGTGGATTGAAACCGAACCCCTTTCGGTGCACAAATCATTTGATTTTCCTGAAATCGGACCGCGTGAAATGTACCTCATGTATCACGAGGAGCTGGAATCGCTGGTCAAAAATATACCGACTCTCAAGCGCATCCGTTTCTGGATGACCTTTTCGGAAGCCTATCTCACCCATCTGCGGGTACTTGAAAATGTCGGCATGACCCGCATCGACCCGGTAAAATATGAGGGCCGCGACATCGTGCCCTTGAAATTCTTAAAAGCGCTCCTGCCGGACCCCGCTTCTCTTGCAAAAAATTACAAAGGTAAAACCAACATCGGCTGCATGATCGAAGGCGCCAAGGCAGGAAAGCCCTTAACATACTACATTTATAATATCTGCGACCATGCGGCCGCCTATAACGAAATACAGGCCCAGGCGGTTTCTTACACCACCGGCGTTCCGGCCATGATCGGCGCCATGATGATGCTCACCGGCGCCTGGCAAGGAAAAGGCGTTTTCAATGTGGAAGAATTCGACCCCACCCCGTTTATGCAAAAGCTGGGGGAACACGGGCTGCCCTGGACGGAAAAGTTCTTAAAATGA
- the lpxC gene encoding UDP-3-O-acyl-N-acetylglucosamine deacetylase, which yields MDINFQQRTLAQKAVCSGIGLHSGKNVNLTIKPAPVNHGIKFIRTDLPDSPSISAHFNMVVDTSLATVIGYNGFIVSTIEHLMASFAGLSIDNAIVEIDSYEVPIMDGSAEPFTAMIKSGGIQEQFSPRFFFVIKEPIELKEDGKSVGVYPDSTYKITCTIEYNHPLIKKQSFSINLSNQVFEGEICRARTFGFLEELEHMQRYGLARGGSLENAVVIDKEHIINAEGLRFQDEFVRHKILDCIGDFSLLGMPVLGHVIVNKSGHAFNHAFLKEFFNRKQSWETRIIRDKNDLPAI from the coding sequence ATGGATATAAATTTTCAACAAAGGACCCTTGCCCAAAAAGCGGTCTGTTCAGGCATCGGCCTTCATTCGGGTAAAAACGTAAACCTGACGATTAAGCCGGCTCCCGTAAACCACGGGATTAAATTCATACGTACGGACCTTCCAGACAGCCCAAGTATTTCAGCCCATTTTAATATGGTTGTCGATACAAGCCTGGCAACGGTCATCGGCTATAATGGATTCATCGTTTCGACCATTGAGCATTTAATGGCCAGTTTTGCCGGGCTTTCCATAGATAACGCCATTGTTGAGATCGATTCTTATGAAGTCCCGATAATGGATGGGAGTGCCGAACCATTTACCGCCATGATAAAATCGGGCGGGATTCAAGAGCAGTTCAGCCCCAGGTTTTTCTTTGTGATTAAGGAGCCGATTGAGCTGAAAGAGGATGGAAAATCAGTCGGCGTCTACCCGGATTCAACATACAAGATCACCTGTACGATTGAGTACAACCACCCATTGATAAAAAAACAATCTTTTTCCATCAACCTATCGAACCAGGTTTTTGAAGGTGAGATTTGCAGGGCCAGGACATTCGGCTTTTTAGAAGAACTCGAACATATGCAACGCTACGGACTTGCCCGGGGCGGATCCCTGGAAAATGCGGTTGTGATAGACAAAGAACATATCATTAACGCGGAGGGGTTGCGTTTCCAGGACGAATTCGTACGCCATAAAATCCTGGACTGTATCGGGGACTTTTCTTTATTGGGCATGCCCGTTCTCGGGCATGTGATCGTCAACAAGTCCGGCCATGCCTTCAACCATGCCTTCCTGAAAGAATTTTTTAATCGAAAACAATCCTGGGAAACCCGAATCATCCGGGACAAGAATGACCTTCCCGCCATTTAA
- a CDS encoding DUF6079 family protein, which produces MSLSAASGYPSCLRCFFRERHALLWEGYLIKQDGIFLGFFWRDSWVTGWRVKLLRDLRGHSFWDVAVDELLDYLRSRKDHELILDLNFLREIGEVCKDLRFRFIAGIQEAIFDSPRFSFVADSIRRVRDRFEQILIARKDVKFVVAERLLKKNGEQQTKIRKYLTPFGKFYGHMNERMDEFVRLFPVHPDYVDTFERVTVVEKREVLKTLSLAMKKLLGQELPDDRPGLIAYDSYWTNLRENPSFRAVPDIRAVIDCSQVLESRIQQVFTRPAYKPMALRLIHALSIHRLTTGDIYATLGATAEELRDGLCLYQPGIEDLGGNPADDLLSQVETVLREIHKTVSGQFISSNPDNRQFYLDLKKTDDFDALIEKRAESLDTSQLDRYYYEALKRVMECTDQTYVTGYKIWQQELEWLERKAARQGYLFFGAPNERSTAVPPRDFYLYFIQPFDPPHFKDEKKSDELFLRLSNSDEEFRSTLSNYAAALDLASTSSGQAKSNYESKASNFLQVLVKWLQKNTATAFEVTYQGRTQSLTEWAKGKSIRELSGIGAHERINFRDLVNTIAGICLEAHFQDQAPEYPFFSVLITGINREQAAQDALRAIAGQNRTKQATAVLDALELLDGERLDPYKSKYAKHIIALLKKKGHGQVVNRSELIQDDKGLEYLNKDRYRLEPEWVIVILAALVYSGDLVLAIPGKKFDATGLSQLSGCSVDELTQFKHIERPKDWNLPALKALFELLGLTPGMAQLVTQGNPDPVTEMQTRIGKLVERVVMAQQSMQQGIVFWGKNLLDESALSTQSAALERLKYFLESLQAFNSPGKLKNFRYDAQEVNSHRSGLDSLAEIESLQELVTDLGSKASFLSTAEAVLPAEHAWIDKVKKARAEVLAQLSEPDKRGAPAFRQQTQRKLTDLKKSYVQTYLALHAKARLGVNEDKRKTRLMTDERLKVLQKLSTVELMPRQHLIDSQNRLTGLKSCFALTEQELNASPVCPNYNFKPGPEPPAAPAGTLLDGMDEELDKLVVNWTQTLLTNLEDPTTKGNLNLLKPEPKKLVNGFIKKRALPDKLDQDFIHALGEALSGLQKVPVRIADLRAALLSGGSSVTPAEMKKRFEEYLDELTKGKEPGKVRIVLE; this is translated from the coding sequence GTGTCGCTGTCGGCGGCATCTGGGTATCCCTCCTGTTTAAGGTGTTTTTTTCGTGAAAGGCACGCTCTTTTATGGGAGGGATACCTTATCAAACAGGACGGGATATTTCTTGGTTTTTTTTGGCGGGATAGTTGGGTCACGGGATGGCGGGTTAAACTACTGCGGGATTTGCGGGGTCACTCATTCTGGGACGTAGCAGTAGACGAGTTGCTTGATTACCTGCGCTCCCGCAAGGATCATGAGCTGATCCTGGATCTGAACTTTCTCAGAGAAATCGGCGAGGTTTGCAAAGACCTGCGCTTTCGTTTCATAGCCGGTATCCAGGAGGCCATCTTCGACAGCCCGAGGTTCTCCTTTGTAGCCGATAGCATCCGCAGAGTGAGGGATCGGTTCGAGCAGATTCTTATCGCCCGCAAAGACGTCAAATTCGTGGTGGCCGAGCGTTTGCTTAAAAAAAACGGCGAGCAGCAGACCAAGATACGTAAATACCTCACGCCATTTGGCAAGTTCTACGGTCACATGAATGAGCGCATGGATGAGTTTGTCCGCCTCTTTCCGGTTCATCCCGACTACGTCGACACATTCGAGAGAGTCACCGTGGTGGAGAAACGCGAAGTGCTGAAGACCTTGTCTTTGGCCATGAAGAAGCTGCTTGGCCAGGAACTGCCGGATGACCGGCCGGGCCTCATCGCTTATGATTCCTATTGGACGAACCTTCGAGAAAACCCGTCATTCCGGGCGGTGCCTGATATCAGAGCGGTCATCGACTGCAGCCAGGTGTTGGAATCACGCATCCAGCAGGTCTTTACGCGTCCGGCATACAAACCCATGGCATTGCGGCTTATCCATGCCCTGTCGATTCACCGGCTTACTACCGGCGATATCTATGCCACGTTGGGGGCGACAGCCGAAGAGCTTCGGGACGGGCTATGCCTTTATCAGCCTGGCATCGAGGATTTAGGCGGCAACCCGGCTGATGATCTGCTCTCCCAGGTGGAAACTGTCCTTCGAGAAATCCATAAAACAGTCAGCGGCCAGTTCATCTCCTCCAACCCGGATAACCGTCAATTCTACCTTGACTTGAAAAAAACCGACGATTTCGACGCGCTGATCGAAAAGCGCGCTGAGAGTCTCGACACGTCTCAGCTCGATAGATATTACTACGAGGCTTTAAAGCGAGTCATGGAGTGCACGGACCAAACTTACGTCACCGGCTATAAAATCTGGCAGCAAGAGCTGGAATGGCTGGAGCGAAAGGCTGCGCGGCAGGGATATCTCTTTTTCGGTGCGCCCAACGAACGATCCACCGCAGTCCCGCCACGGGATTTTTACCTCTATTTTATTCAACCATTCGATCCGCCCCACTTCAAAGACGAGAAGAAATCCGACGAACTGTTTTTAAGGCTTTCAAATTCAGATGAAGAATTTCGCTCCACCCTAAGCAATTATGCCGCTGCTCTTGATTTGGCGTCCACATCATCCGGGCAAGCCAAATCAAACTATGAATCCAAGGCATCTAATTTCCTGCAAGTTCTTGTCAAATGGCTGCAAAAGAATACGGCAACCGCTTTTGAGGTCACTTACCAGGGGCGCACCCAATCGCTCACCGAATGGGCCAAAGGCAAATCGATTCGCGAACTTTCCGGTATCGGCGCCCATGAGCGCATCAATTTTCGGGACCTTGTAAACACCATCGCTGGAATTTGCTTGGAGGCTCATTTCCAGGATCAGGCGCCCGAATACCCTTTTTTTTCGGTACTCATCACCGGAATCAACCGGGAACAGGCCGCACAGGACGCCCTGCGCGCCATTGCCGGACAAAACCGCACCAAACAGGCAACAGCGGTTTTGGATGCCCTAGAACTGCTCGACGGGGAACGGCTTGATCCTTACAAATCGAAATACGCCAAACATATCATCGCCCTGCTAAAAAAGAAGGGCCACGGCCAGGTTGTCAATCGTTCCGAGCTGATCCAGGACGATAAGGGCCTGGAATATCTGAACAAGGACCGGTATCGGCTGGAACCGGAATGGGTGATAGTCATTCTGGCGGCGCTGGTCTACTCCGGTGATCTGGTGCTGGCCATCCCTGGGAAAAAATTCGATGCCACCGGGCTTTCCCAGCTTTCAGGATGCAGCGTGGACGAATTGACCCAATTCAAGCACATCGAGCGACCCAAAGACTGGAACCTGCCTGCGTTAAAGGCACTGTTCGAACTGCTCGGTCTCACGCCCGGCATGGCCCAGTTGGTCACGCAGGGAAATCCAGACCCTGTCACCGAGATGCAGACGCGCATCGGCAAACTGGTAGAACGCGTCGTCATGGCCCAGCAGTCCATGCAGCAAGGCATCGTTTTCTGGGGGAAGAATCTTCTGGACGAATCAGCACTCAGCACCCAGTCCGCAGCACTTGAACGGTTGAAGTATTTTCTTGAAAGCCTTCAAGCGTTTAATTCGCCCGGTAAGCTCAAGAACTTCCGTTACGACGCCCAGGAGGTGAACAGCCATCGCAGCGGGCTTGATTCCCTGGCAGAGATCGAATCCCTTCAGGAACTTGTGACAGATCTTGGTTCCAAGGCGTCGTTCCTTTCCACCGCTGAAGCGGTGCTGCCCGCAGAACATGCATGGATAGACAAAGTGAAAAAGGCTCGTGCGGAAGTACTCGCCCAACTCAGCGAGCCCGACAAGCGCGGTGCACCCGCCTTTCGCCAGCAGACCCAGCGTAAACTGACCGACCTTAAGAAATCCTATGTGCAGACTTACTTGGCCCTGCACGCCAAGGCGCGGCTGGGGGTCAATGAAGACAAGCGCAAGACCAGGCTCATGACCGACGAGCGGCTTAAGGTTTTGCAAAAACTTTCCACCGTTGAGCTGATGCCCAGGCAGCACCTGATCGATTCCCAGAATCGCCTCACCGGTTTGAAAAGCTGTTTTGCTCTCACTGAGCAGGAATTAAACGCTTCGCCCGTTTGCCCGAATTACAACTTTAAACCCGGTCCGGAACCGCCCGCTGCTCCCGCCGGAACACTCCTGGATGGTATGGACGAGGAACTGGACAAGCTGGTGGTAAATTGGACTCAGACGCTCCTGACCAACCTGGAGGACCCGACCACCAAGGGCAACCTGAACCTGCTCAAGCCCGAGCCAAAAAAGCTGGTTAATGGCTTTATCAAGAAGCGGGCCTTGCCGGACAAGCTTGACCAGGACTTCATCCACGCTTTGGGCGAGGCGCTTTCCGGTCTCCAGAAGGTCCCGGTCAGGATCGCCGACCTGCGCGCGGCCTTGCTCTCCGGCGGCTCGTCGGTAACACCGGCGGAGATGAAAAAGCGGTTCGAGGAATATCTGGACGAACTCACCAAGGGCAAGGAACCCGGCAAGGTGCGGATCGTGCTGGAGTAA
- the prmA gene encoding 50S ribosomal protein L11 methyltransferase, with the protein MKWSEIKVIFDSTDKELAADLISNIFYDLGLSGVVLEDADMPLSPNGPGDLPLPRVNAVSAYLPKTENLPGSMDFINTKLLELARQFHIQSRIVCRDIDETDWAESWKAYFWPQKIGRKIVIKPSWREYVSHPDDIILEIDPGMAFGTGTHPTTSLCLQMIETHLQKGDAFLDVGTGSGILMAAAAKLGAERLIGIDNDVLAVEIAGKNLLLNHIDPEKFDVFAGDLAETVHEKFHFVAANILTEAIIRLLDQIRNILKDGGVFVCSGIIEENKELILSKMETLGFEILDTAVQEKWVAVAGRLRNNQAL; encoded by the coding sequence ATGAAATGGTCTGAAATAAAAGTCATTTTTGATTCCACAGACAAGGAACTCGCAGCCGACCTGATTTCAAATATTTTTTATGACCTCGGCCTCTCGGGTGTTGTCTTGGAAGATGCCGATATGCCCCTTTCCCCAAATGGTCCCGGAGACCTTCCATTACCCCGCGTGAATGCCGTCAGCGCTTATTTGCCAAAAACAGAAAACCTACCCGGCAGCATGGATTTTATAAATACAAAGCTGCTTGAATTGGCCCGTCAATTTCATATCCAAAGCCGAATCGTTTGCCGGGATATTGATGAAACAGACTGGGCTGAATCATGGAAGGCGTACTTCTGGCCCCAAAAAATCGGCCGGAAAATCGTTATTAAACCCAGCTGGCGGGAATATGTTTCCCACCCGGATGATATTATCTTAGAAATAGATCCCGGCATGGCATTTGGAACCGGCACCCACCCCACCACAAGTCTGTGTTTACAGATGATTGAAACCCATCTGCAAAAGGGGGACGCATTCCTGGATGTCGGAACCGGATCCGGTATTTTAATGGCAGCCGCTGCCAAGCTGGGGGCTGAAAGGTTAATCGGAATTGACAATGATGTCCTTGCCGTTGAAATCGCCGGAAAAAATCTGTTGCTGAATCACATCGATCCGGAAAAATTTGATGTTTTTGCAGGGGATCTGGCGGAAACCGTCCATGAAAAATTTCACTTTGTTGCCGCCAATATCCTGACCGAAGCAATAATCAGGCTGCTGGATCAGATCCGCAATATTCTGAAAGACGGGGGGGTTTTCGTTTGTTCCGGAATAATTGAAGAAAACAAAGAGCTGATTTTATCGAAAATGGAAACACTGGGATTTGAAATCCTGGATACGGCTGTCCAGGAAAAATGGGTTGCCGTTGCCGGGCGGCTTCGGAACAATCAGGCGCTTTGA
- a CDS encoding glutamine synthetase family protein, translating to MSCNSCMAREEVLKFVRDNNVSFIQFWFTDVLGMLKSFAVTPTELESGMMEGMGFDGSSIEGFARIEESDMIAMPDPTTFQLLPWRPEDRPVARMFCDIMNPDMTPYEGDPRYVLKRLLNKIAEKGYKMYVGPELEYFYFKSDENPEGIDTGGYFDSRPLDKASDLRRETIFALQKMGIHVEYSHHEVAPSQHEIDLRYGEALQMSDKTMTYRIVVKEIARKHGCYATFMPKPIFGENGSGMHVHQSLFKGEKNLFHDANDPYHLSKMAKGYIAGIMKHAREIVAVTNQWVNSYKRLVPGYEAPVYISWARRNRSAMIRVPMYKPGKELATRIEFRAPDPACNPYLAFAVMLAAGLKGIENEYELPSPIEEDIYSMSEKDKKKKKIITLPGNLYEAILEVEKSKVVSEALGQHIFNKFVENKKIEWDRYRTHVSQFEIDKYLSIT from the coding sequence ATGAGTTGCAATAGTTGTATGGCCAGAGAGGAAGTTTTAAAATTTGTCAGAGATAATAATGTCAGTTTTATCCAGTTCTGGTTTACGGATGTTCTGGGCATGCTCAAAAGCTTTGCGGTGACACCCACCGAACTGGAGAGCGGCATGATGGAAGGCATGGGGTTTGACGGCTCTTCCATTGAGGGATTTGCCCGGATAGAGGAAAGCGATATGATCGCCATGCCCGACCCGACCACATTTCAATTGCTGCCGTGGCGTCCGGAGGACAGACCGGTGGCCAGAATGTTTTGTGACATTATGAACCCGGATATGACCCCATACGAGGGGGACCCCCGCTATGTGCTCAAACGGCTGTTAAATAAAATCGCCGAAAAAGGATATAAGATGTACGTCGGGCCGGAATTGGAATATTTTTATTTTAAAAGCGATGAAAACCCGGAAGGAATCGATACCGGAGGATATTTTGACAGCCGGCCCCTGGACAAGGCCTCGGATTTGAGGCGCGAAACCATTTTTGCTTTGCAAAAAATGGGGATTCATGTGGAGTACAGCCACCACGAGGTGGCGCCGAGTCAGCATGAAATTGACTTAAGGTACGGCGAGGCCCTGCAGATGTCCGACAAGACCATGACCTATCGGATCGTGGTCAAGGAAATCGCCAGGAAGCACGGCTGTTACGCCACGTTTATGCCCAAGCCGATTTTCGGTGAAAACGGCAGCGGCATGCACGTCCACCAGTCGCTGTTTAAGGGTGAGAAAAATCTGTTTCATGATGCCAACGACCCCTATCACTTATCCAAGATGGCCAAGGGATATATCGCCGGAATCATGAAACATGCCCGCGAAATTGTCGCCGTGACCAACCAGTGGGTCAATTCCTACAAACGCCTAGTCCCCGGGTATGAAGCGCCGGTATATATTTCATGGGCGCGGCGAAACCGATCGGCCATGATCCGGGTTCCCATGTACAAGCCCGGAAAGGAATTGGCCACCCGGATCGAATTTCGCGCGCCGGATCCTGCCTGTAATCCCTATCTGGCTTTTGCCGTCATGCTGGCGGCCGGATTAAAAGGGATTGAAAATGAATATGAACTGCCCTCGCCGATTGAAGAAGACATTTACAGCATGAGTGAAAAAGACAAGAAAAAGAAAAAAATTATAACACTTCCGGGAAATCTTTATGAGGCTATTCTGGAAGTGGAAAAATCAAAAGTTGTCAGCGAGGCGCTGGGCCAGCATATTTTCAACAAGTTTGTGGAAAACAAGAAAATTGAATGGGATCGGTATCGCACCCATGTCAGCCAGTTTGAGATTGATAAATATCTTTCAATCACCTAA
- a CDS encoding ATP-binding protein has protein sequence MKIAELKKLLKAGELRDVEFKEARSSVPKSAFETVSAFSNTHGGWLVFGVSQSGEEFQITGVERPDKMQNDFLSVLHADKKVNHDVEVTEQRMNISGKTVLIFHIAENHRTRKPVYLDGDIRRTFLRKGGGDYKAQMQDIERLLRDATADRWDSQPFEKALLKEAFHPSSIRWYRDRFHQVNAGFDPKQPDQEFLYH, from the coding sequence ATGAAGATTGCGGAACTGAAAAAGCTGCTCAAAGCCGGTGAATTGAGGGACGTCGAGTTCAAGGAGGCGCGCTCGTCCGTTCCAAAATCCGCCTTCGAAACAGTTTCAGCCTTTTCAAACACCCATGGCGGGTGGCTGGTGTTCGGCGTTTCACAGTCTGGCGAGGAATTCCAAATTACCGGCGTTGAGAGGCCGGATAAGATGCAAAACGATTTTCTCTCCGTCTTGCATGCCGACAAGAAGGTCAATCATGATGTTGAGGTGACCGAACAACGAATGAACATCAGCGGCAAGACGGTCTTGATCTTCCACATCGCGGAGAATCATCGAACCCGCAAGCCGGTGTATCTGGACGGTGACATCCGGCGAACCTTCCTGCGAAAAGGTGGCGGTGATTACAAGGCCCAGATGCAGGACATTGAACGGTTGCTGCGTGACGCCACCGCCGACCGTTGGGACAGCCAGCCGTTTGAAAAAGCCCTGCTGAAGGAAGCTTTTCATCCAAGCAGCATTCGCTGGTATCGGGACCGTTTTCATCAGGTCAATGCCGGATTCGATCCCAAGCAACCGGATCAGGAGTTTCTCTATCACTGA